TGTCAATTACAACGAAAGCCCTTCCTATAGAACTGGATACTTCTCCATAGCAGGAAAGTTTAATGTTTCTTCATTTAATCCCTTGAACAGTGGGAACAACTTCATTACggaattgatgatgaatGGAACGTACGATAGGAGATACGAAAGCCATGTTACTTTTTCATATAACAATCGTGTCACCGACGAAGTTTTCACTTTCACGATCGTCAAGTGGTGCTCCGGTGCATTTGTGAAAGCATTGGTGAAACCCACTTTCAAGTTCTCAAGGTTTCTTAGGGGTATTTATTGGGAGATGGTCTACCCCAAAAATACACCTTTAATAGTTTTCGAAGGGAGGAAACCATTTTGGTTGTACGGAGGCGTCTTATATCGCTATAAGAACGTTTCATATTCAATAAGACCATCTTTACTTCCACAAGTTCTCGAAAAGTACCAAAATAGCTTACATATGGAAAGCTGCTCGTTGAGTGGGATCGTCAAAAGTGCAGAAACCCTTAACGTTTGTGCGCTCTACATGAGGGCTAAGTACGTTACATCAATTAATTTTCCTGTGCCTGCGGGCTGTCGATTGGCTTTTCCCGGCATCAGCCTCAAAGATTTCGTCAGAATCTCGTTCGAGGTGTCAGCGCCAACTGAAGCCGCTAGTTGCACTTTAGGAGACGCGGTTTACGAGTTCGAGATCTCACGAATCGAAATTCTGGCAATCGAGATTATGGAATACTACTGCTGCACTACTTTACTTGAGTGCAAACAGCGTGCCACAAGGATACATGAAATAAATTGCACTTTTAAGGTTAGATGGAGCCCCCTGAAGACCCACGAAGACAAATACTCTATAAATCTACCAACCTCCCTTCTTAATTGCAAATTACCAAAATTAAAACCATTGTTTATATCAGAAAGGCTCAGAAGGTGGCATAAGCTCATTATCAAAGTATTCATACTGGCAAAAGTTGGAACGACTACAAATACAACGACTCTTTTCGTGGGGTTACCGTTCAATATGGGAGAGTTGAAAAGGCCTCTATAATAAATATCCGTCCCATTATCTGTGTCCCTTCACACTAAGATTGGTGGCATCCATGGTACTGCTCAATGCTTCAAGGCCATCGAACAATGATTTCCAAGCAGCATATTGGATTGTCCTCTTTCATACCCTTGAAAAATGAGTAAAGCCCTTTGAAGCTTCGATTGTGTCCACCAAAGGATTTTGAGTCACCAGGTACCAAAGAAATGGATTGCTATCATAAAACTTCAATGAAAAATAAATCAATCACACAGGTCAAGCAAGCGCCTATAACTCGAATACGGATCAAAGTGGCGGTCATTTCTGAAGCATCAAATGATTTGCGGATATTTTTGCCTACGTTCATTTTTACACTCGCCACTTAAGCTCACACGATGATCCTAACATGACACTTTAATTAAACGAAATTGACAATTTGGAATTTTGTACTAAGCTTCCTTTTCCACTGCTACTTGACGGACTTGAAGGGGACATTAATTCTTCCCAGAAAttcttccactttctttATTTAATCTCTCTCCCTCAAGAACTGGCAGAGTAAAAGGAGCATAGCAACCGCAAATGCCAGTggtttttgcagccattctcaGTCGCGCTGGTATATCTTGACAGGCCTAAACTGCCTCCTCAAATGCTAGCATGAGCAGCAAGTTGAGTGAACAACCCCAAAGAAACTGGCACACAGTGAGACTAAGATCTTTCTAAAACAGTTCTGGAGATCTCTGGGCTAAAAAGAGGCTTTGAAAACACCTTCCAGTGAGCAGTGCTCTATCTTGCGACTGTCTATTACATCCATTTGCAGAGAATACTTGGCTCAAGTGGGCTTACATACTCGAGCAGAAGCTGCTAGCGGAATGGGAGCCTTACAAATGACGAACTTAAGTGTGTTGTATTCGAGTTCGCAAAAGCTGGTGATGTTCACCACTAGACCTAAAATTTTGAGAGCATCCAGATGCTGTAGGTAAGGTGGTTGAGGTAAACGTACCTTTATGTCGTTTCTTGAACTGAATCTCTACATCTCTTACACTAATGTTGGCCCTAGATATGGCCTGGTCTCTCTcaaaaaatggctgcgaaaagcaTCTCCCCACAGTGCAGCACTTCTATCCACCAAAGCCCAAATCCCCAGGTACCGTAAAGAAAGCATAAGCTCTCCAAATTCCTCATTTGATATCCATCAGACCATTTACGAGAATGCCACGATTCGCCTCATGCTTTTCATATGTTCCCACTTCGTTACCCTGTTTTTCGCTGCACCAGACACATCCACCATCTGGACCCACTTTAGAACAACTTTGACCCTATTTGATCCTTCTATGCTTTCAAACAACTCCATATCCCTATCTCATGATCACAACACAACCAACTACGCCTGATGTTTCGTGACTGAATTCCGTTGCTCCCATACTTCCTTGGCTCTTGTCATCGCATCACGTGCCCGTCACGCCCCGGCCCCGGATCCTTAGCTACTTCCAATCAACCCACTTCACCAATTCTCCTTCGATATCACCTCATCACATTCCTCCATGTCTAAGACAGATACCCATCACGCTCTCCCTGAAGACAAGCCGCCTCCAGACTTGCCGCCTCCTTCCTACCACGAGGCCATCAATTCGCCTGTTCCTGGATCTCTGTCTTCAGCACAGCCTTCAGCTCCCCCAAGACCTCCTCAAAGAcctcctcagcagcctccaaGGCCCACGGTGGGCTCAAGCAGCAGCTCAAGGCCTCCACAAGGAATCAGCTACTCAAATAACCAAGGGCCTTTTGAATACCCAAAACGTTACCTCTGCAAGAAATGTAAGAATACGGGGTACAAGAAAGAGGGCCGAATGTGCTTGGACTGCTGGGGCCGCTTCTACTTGCCTACACACGCATACAACCCCAACCCGGACCTTCCGTTCAAGTATCCGAAGGGTTTTATTTGCGAGAAGTGCTACAATCGAGGCATCAAGGTGAAAAACGGCAAGACATGCAAAGACTGCTATGCTCGGTTTGCTCCTCGGAACAACTACACAATCAACCCTCCAGGAGTGAGTGGTCCGTTCATGGGCCCGCCTTCCCAGCCATTGGTGCTACCCCAGCCTCCGTTTATGCCTGGTGGGTTTCCGCCTGCGCCACAGATGCCTATGAGAGTGCCTCCAGGGGACCCACGATTGGGAGGAACTCTCTGTGGAAACTGCAGAGGTACTGGCCAGGTTTGGTTTTTCCTAGACTCTGAGTTGTGTCATGTTTGCGGTGGCTTGGGCAGAATATTGAACAAGTACTGAGGTCCTTTGTTATAGGGGCATTGCATCAACGACCGAGGATATAGGTAATGCTCAGAATATGAGTCCCATGCATGCTGAAGGCGATAGCACCAATATTTCAAGAAGGCAACATTGAGAGGTAGAGATCAGTTACAGTTTAATTCACAGCTTCAAGCTGCCCAATTGAGGAATTGGGCATAATCCACCTTTATATTTTACACTTTTACTTCGCAGACCACACTTTCAGACTCCTTTCATATGATATATAGGCAGACGCCACGTCTTTGCAACGATTTACGACGAATACCACTACATTTTAAAAATCCTCGAATGTCATGCGCAATTCCTTTATATGTACAATTAGTTGATGTTGGAGGGGTACTTGTAATCCTTCAACTCGTAAAAGTTCTCTTTAATGTTTCTCACAGAGACAAATCTGCCTAAGATGTTACCAGAACCGGCCTTGTCATTAGTACCAGACATTCTGCCACCACCGAACCATTGCTGGgcaacaacagcaccaGTACATTTGTCGTTAATATAGAAGTTACCGGCAGAGTAGCgcaacttctcctcagcGAGCCTGATGGCCTCCCTGTCTCTAGCAAACACGGCACCAGTCAAACCGTACTGAGTAACGCCGtcgatcttctccatgATCTTCTCATAGTCAGCGTCCTTGTAGACGTAGGCAGTGACAATTGGGCCGAAGAACTCTCTCTTTAAGAACTCGTGTTCTGGGTTGGTGGTCTGGATGAAAGTTGGCTGAACGAAGAATCCAGCTTGTTTGTCGGTTTCACCACCCTGGATGATGGTCAACTCTGGGTCCTTCTTGGCCTGCTCGAGAACACCTtgcaacttgttgaaggattGCTCATGGATCACAGGACCCATGAAGTTGTGCAAAGAGGCAGTGTCCGTCGTGGAACCAATGGTGATAGTTTCCATGGcagacttcaacttggacgAAAACTCCTCCCAAACAGATTCAGCCACGTAGAGTCTTGAGTTAGCAGAACACTTCTGGCCCTGAAACTCAAAAGCACCTCTTAAGGTAGACAAGACAGCATGGTCAAGAGATGCCGATGGGTGGATCAAGTGGAAGTTCTTACCACCAGTCTCACCCACGACACGTGGGTACTCTCTGTAAAGGTCCTTGGACAAGTTAGCACCGATCTGACCATAGAGTTTCTTGAACACCTGGGTGGAACCAGTAAAGTGCAAAGCAGAGAAGTCTGGGTGGTTGATGAGTTGCTGGGAGATTTCAACAGGTTCACCAGGaacaaagttgatgacGCCCTTTGGCAAGCCTGCCTCTTCCAAGATTGTCAAGAGAAGGTAGTTCGACAAGACGGCCGAGTTGGAAGGCTTCCACACAACAGTGTTACCCATCAACGCTGGAGCACCCACAAGATTACCAGCGATAGCTGTGAAGTTAAAAGGAGTGACAGCATACACGAAACCCTCCAAAGGTCTGTACTCAGCTCTGTTCCACACACCAGGGGCAGTCTCACAAGGCTGGGCCCTGTACATCTCTTCGGCGTACTTCAcgttgaacttgaagaagtcaatgaGCTCAGCAACACAGTCAATTTCAGCCTGGAACACGTTCTTGCCCTGTCCAAGCATCGTGGCTGCCAACATGTCGTATCTGTACTTCGTGGAGATGAGGTCAGCAGCCTTCAAGAACACGCCAGCTCTGTCGGACCATGGCATACGGGCCCAGGCCTCCTTCGCCGCTTTTGAAGCCTTGATGGCCTCCTGAACGTCTTCAGCACTGGCGCTACTCACATTGGCCAATACCTGGCTGTGCTTAGCTGGGTTCACCTGCGAGAACGTGGGCCTGTCGTAGATTCTCTTGCCACCGACAATCACCGGAATGTCGATTGGGCCGTCAGCAAACTTCGTGAGGGAAGCACGCAAAAGATCCCAATCTTTCTGGTGGTCATAGGCAAAGTCCTTGACAGGCTCGTTGGTGATCGGAGGAACCTTAAACTGAGCCAACTGGGAGGCAGCCCTCACGGGCACTCTGGGCACAACACGAGCAGCAAGCGTCGCAGCAACGGGTCTGGCTCTGGCAACAATCCCACGGGCAGAACAACGGAGCATATTGAGCGATTTAAGAAAAGATGGATATGTAAAAGGCGATGGAAAAGTAGGGAACTCGGACTTTATATAGTCGCTGGGGAGTGTGTGTGGGGAGAGGGCAGGGAAGAGCGAGTGGATTGGCGCGGAAGCCGTTAGCGAGATTAGGACTTGGGGCAAGACACGCCGACGagtttgcaaccactgTGGGggaagcagaggaagcTAATTTGTGAGGGAGACGTCAACTTTTGGATTTCAAAGGACACAAAATAGAGGGAAAAACGCTGCGCAAGACATTGCAACCAACAAAGAATTCGAATTCATTCTCATGaaaaaagttgatgattttAGTTGGAGTGTGCTCTGGAAAGGTCGCACAGTAGACGATTATATATAGAGCTGTGCCTGGTGGAGATTCAAGAAAGTAGACAGACAATTCCAGGCACTTAAATTCAACATCAATGCAAAGTAGATGAGAATTATCAATTCTGACCCATGAACGCCACTACTTGGAAGGGCGCAGAAGCGTCAAAATCAGCCCATGTTGGCACTGCAGTGCTTATTTCCAGAGCTTAGCTGCTTCTCGCTGTATAGAATTCAATTTTCGATGATTAATGCTCCTTGGGTTCCTTCGTGAAAAAGATTCCAACTTGCGATGAGGTATGTCAGACGAAGCCAGCCTAGGAGACGCACCACACCCAGCAAGAGCAAGTCCTCAAAAAGCTGCCTTAATGTCAGTTAACTATGGGCCATCGCTGTAGCAAGCACGCAAGTCTACCTTCGGGCAGcttcttgcttctttaTTCTCTCGAGCAACGCATCCATCTTCTTATCAAAAACAACTGCGTTGGACTCAAACGCAGCTTGCTGCTGAGTGATGCTCTTGTCCACCTTGTCTATAGCCTCATCCCATTTCTTCATGTCCAAAGACATTTCACTCAACATCTTATCTAGAGCAGAAACACACTCAACGGCATGGCCACTCTCACTGTGCACATGATGTAGCGACTTGAGCCTGTTCAACATTAGAGGCACCGTGGAGTTGACCTTGTCGAATTCGGGCAACCGATCATAAAGAGCCGCCACTTTATGCTCAAAGTCTACTTGAAGCGCCACTGGCTCGTCACTCCCACTGGCAACCTGTGCGACTCTCTTTGCGGTAGCAAAATTTTCCATTTCCTTGCTGAGCAGCCtgatctcctccttcaccttGTCAAGCTCAAACTCATGATCATACAAAACCGATACCCTCCTTGTTgcgttgttgatggcgTTTCGAAGACTTGTGGGTGGCTCTTCAGCGGTGCCCACGAGCTGCTCGAGCTCAGCAATTCGTTTCTCGAGCTGTAGAACCTCATCTGGTTTCTTCGACTCAGATTCAGTCGTTGGTTTTTTCAACGCAGCATCTATGTTCTGAAAAAGCTCACCAACCGCCAACTCAATTCCACCTTCCTGACTTTCCAGCTTCctgagcttctccaacaccttcCCCAACTCTGTGATCTCCAGACTCTTGCCGTCCTTCTCTaactcttcaagctcaaacGCGATTCTGCTCATTTTTTGCTGCCGCGATTCATACAAACGCTGTACATTATACCCGCTATTGGCCAATTTCCGTGAAACATTCCCCAGGAAATCAACCAAGGTCAACTCGTCGCTGATCACAGAAGTCTCGTAGTTGGCAGCAGCGTCCTGGGCCAGAGCCAATGGATCACGTGCTATGCTTTCGTTGGACTCCTCCACCCTTGTAATGCCTGGCTCGCTTTCGACATCGCTTGTCTCAAAAACCTCAGGACCGTAATCTATCTCTGGTGAGTCCATAGCGTGTAGTGGTAAACAGCGCGCGGTTGGTGATGTATGGAGACTATGTATTATGTACAATGTGAGAAAGTGAACTTACTTAAATCTATGAGATTTTAATTGATTATATAACAAAGGATGGGTTACTCAATAGGTGATCTATGGGTACCTTTGTTCCTTCGCTTTTCGGGTCCTCAGGTTTAGTGTTCGCTTTCAgaggaaatggctgcgaaatgcaAGTTCATAAAAGCAGAGCCAGTCAACCTCAGTTGATGATTAAAAATCGCACTCGAAATGCATTCATCCTTTGCTTATTAAATTTGTTGCCTCAAATGTGTATGGAATTTATGCTCTTCGATTGTATGCCATTGCCAATAAGGATGACTGCAAGAGTCAATGTAATGTTAACAACTTGTGAGCAGGCAAGAGCATTGTTTCTTCAGTGGctgcttcaaattcaacGCCAATTACTTGGTGACAATTTGGACAACGTCCTCATCGTTCACGGGATGCTGCAAGCCACATTTCTGAGGAGAATGCTTTGCGCTAGAGCCCCACACTAAGGCATACTTGAACTGGTTCTTCATCTCCCTGTGAATGGCATCACACACCTGCAAAATGGTGGAATTTTCTCTCACCACCATTGGATCGTCAAAATTGGGCATGACTCCACGTCTTTTGGTGTAAAGCCTCACCAACCCCAATTTTCTCCAGATTTCCTCTTTCAAGTCGTCAATGCCCAATCCCAACTCACACGAGATCACCACAGTATTGGGTTCACGTGCAAGACGGTCGGTCTCCTCTAAAGAAACAGCGTCCACCTTGTTGTACACATAAAGGCACTTGATGTAGGAGATATGCTGATCATTGATAACGTCAATAAAGTCATCGACCGTGACATTTTCGTCCTTCACAAGCACATCTGCATTATGGATCTTGTAGTCTTTTAAGATAGCCGTGACCATCTTCTCATCGAGGTACTTTGGTGGCGTAATTGAGTTCAATTTCACACCTCCAGTTTTTTTGATTGTGAGAGAGATGTTTGGTCTCTCCTTGTTCAATCTTATGCCCATGGTCTCCAACTCGTTTTCTAGAATCTGTCTCTGTTCACCTCCCTTGGTCGCATCCAACACCATCAATATGAGGTCTGATGTTCTTGACACAGCAATCACCTGTCTTCCACGGCCCTTACCCTGAGAAGCAGCTTTGATGATACCTGGCAAATCGACTATCTGTACCTCTGCTCCGTTGTACTCAAGAATGCCTCCTACAGAGGTCAACGTCGTAAACTCGTAATTGGCAGCCTCAGACTTTGTGCTTGTCACCTGAGAGAGAAATGAAGATTTACCCACCGAGGGAAAACCAATAAGTGACACTCTAGCATCGCCGGCTTTGGCAATCTCAAACCCTTGTCCTCCCCCAGACGATGCTCCAGGCTGAggctcaagaagttctctTCTGAGTCTAGCAAGCTTACCCTTCAAGAGACCAATATGGTACTCAGTAGCTTTATTTTTCtgagttcttgaaagctcCTCCTGGATCTGGGCAATTTTTTCTAGCGCTCCCATGTTTCAGTTGGTCAGGTAGAAGTGGACTAGTAATGAGGAAGGTTTTTGAAGGCTCTGGTAGGTGTTGTACACCGGACAGACTAAGGTTGAAGGATGTGTCGATTTAGGCAAAAGAGGAAGGCATTAGACGAAGTTGATGACTTTGGGGGGCAATCCGCCAGCATCATAATGGTACGTAAACTTTTGATGCAAATTGCTTGGCCAGGTAGAGAATGTTGTGTGGTTCAGCCGTTTGGAACTTGCAGTAAGCACTGAGTGTTTGGATGTTTTCCAACCAGGAAAAAATCAGGACCTTCATGGTGAGATTCAAATTCCGCTTTAAAGGGTGTATGATTTGCTGTAGTTCAGTTTtgagattttcaaaaactgTGGTGCAATGCTTACTTTACTTATCGatagaaatggctgcgaaaccTCTAGTTTTTGGCTTCGAGATCAGTGCCATCCTAGAGCAATGAATGCATAAGGTTCTCAATATGCTCTGAGCCTCGAATTCCACTTAATGATTGTTTATACTGCAAGTTGTAAACGCAATCGTCTTAAGTTCAAGGAGTTCATTCACGTTAAGCCTCAATCTGGTACAGCCGGTTGCGAAAACCACAAATCTTTCTCATTTGCAAGCAACACATCTTCGAGTGAGTAAGAAAAGTAAAAAGCTTTCATCCACAAATTATGGTAATGGAGCATTTAACTTCTAATGATAAAGGAATCATTAATATCATCCACTTCAACAGCTCTAACTCTTTGCTGCCACTGAACATTGCATCGAAGTGAACGCACTCAACATCTCTGCCTCGTTACTGGCCAGCATGAGAATCTTTAAAAGATATCCCAACTACAATTTTTaattttcttctctcgtTTCCCTCCTATTGCCATATCACATATGTCTTCTACAGATTTCGATGAATTTCCGGCATACAACCCCACGGCTTCTCCAGATCCATCAACCTCTTCGCATCCCATCGCTTCATACTTATCATATCACATAATTCCGACACTCCCTCCACAAGATGCCTAAAGCCGGTGGTCGGCACGACCGCTACAATACAGACCTCAGTGACGTGTTTGGGTCTACTGTGCGAGTGAAGAAACAAATCAAGTCCATCCAGAACTTGCTCCAAAAGGAAGACTTGCCAGCCGATGTCAGAGTGGAGAAGGAGCGAGCGTTGAAGGCGTTGAAGGTTGACTTAAGAAACAGACAATTCGACTTGAAAACTAAAAAGCGGGCCCAGAAGTACCATATGGTTCGGTTCTTcgaaagaaagaaagctgTGAGAAAGCTAAAACAGGC
This DNA window, taken from Candidozyma auris chromosome 7, complete sequence, encodes the following:
- the PUT2 gene encoding 1-pyrroline-5-carboxylate dehydrogenase produces the protein MLRCSARGIVARARPVAATLAARVVPRVPVRAASQLAQFKVPPITNEPVKDFAYDHQKDWDLLRASLTKFADGPIDIPVIVGGKRIYDRPTFSQVNPAKHSQVLANVSSASAEDVQEAIKASKAAKEAWARMPWSDRAGVFLKAADLISTKYRYDMLAATMLGQGKNVFQAEIDCVAELIDFFKFNVKYAEEMYRAQPCETAPGVWNRAEYRPLEGFVYAVTPFNFTAIAGNLVGAPALMGNTVVWKPSNSAVLSNYLLLTILEEAGLPKGVINFVPGEPVEISQQLINHPDFSALHFTGSTQVFKKLYGQIGANLSKDLYREYPRVVGETGGKNFHLIHPSASLDHAVLSTLRGAFEFQGQKCSANSRLYVAESVWEEFSSKLKSAMETITIGSTTDTASLHNFMGPVIHEQSFNKLQGVLEQAKKDPELTIIQGGETDKQAGFFVQPTFIQTTNPEHEFLKREFFGPIVTAYVYKDADYEKIMEKIDGVTQYGLTGAVFARDREAIRLAEEKLRYSAGNFYINDKCTGAVVAQQWFGGGRMSGTNDKAGSGNILGRFVSVRNIKENFYELKDYKYPSNIN